A genomic stretch from Achromobacter spanius includes:
- a CDS encoding sensor domain-containing diguanylate cyclase — MTSRRFVHRALYALAGLVAIGICLAAVALLWIDRQVTWAAAHKSARNITGVLAADIGRTLHVYDLSLQGVVERLREPGIDHVNRPTLHRFLFDRSSSAGYLGSILVLDEAGNIRYDSTAIDPPALNFSDRDFFQVHRDAPDVGLYISRPYVSVLRPGDESIAISRRIFHPDGSFAGVVNGSLRLAYFRDRFAELSIGKHDAITIYRNDGVVLARNPYSVDDFERNAEGSLAFQQFLIRRESSFVGEWAFDGVNRLHTFDSVDKTPLVIDVALDVDDVLAPWVRRAVLVVPVTLALFLSVMAQIVLFRREMRLREAFEQQLEARAQTDGLTGIANRRTFDEALEREWAAAAREATPLSLLFLDADHFKRYNDRYGHQEGDELLQLLAQTLMQKARRPRDLAARYGGEEFVVLLPGTDKQQAAAIAETIRSAIEALRVPHEGNDGGVVTVSIGVSSAVPTADEAPSRLIEAADSAVYRAKKAGRNQVAAA; from the coding sequence TTGACGTCTCGCAGGTTTGTGCATCGCGCCCTGTATGCGCTGGCCGGACTCGTGGCCATCGGAATCTGCCTGGCGGCGGTTGCATTACTGTGGATCGATCGTCAGGTGACGTGGGCAGCCGCCCACAAATCCGCGCGTAACATCACCGGGGTGCTGGCAGCCGATATCGGTCGCACGCTTCATGTCTACGACTTATCCCTGCAAGGCGTGGTGGAGCGGCTGCGCGAACCGGGCATCGACCATGTCAATCGCCCCACGCTGCACCGCTTTCTCTTCGATCGGTCGTCCTCGGCGGGATACCTGGGTTCCATCCTGGTATTGGATGAGGCGGGGAATATTCGCTATGACTCGACGGCGATTGATCCCCCAGCCCTGAATTTTTCCGACCGCGATTTTTTCCAGGTCCATCGCGACGCGCCTGATGTCGGCCTGTACATCAGCCGCCCCTATGTCAGCGTGCTGCGCCCGGGTGATGAAAGCATCGCGATCAGTCGCCGCATCTTTCATCCGGATGGCAGTTTTGCGGGGGTGGTCAACGGTTCATTGCGACTGGCTTATTTCCGCGATCGCTTCGCCGAACTTTCTATCGGCAAGCACGACGCGATCACGATCTACCGCAATGACGGGGTGGTGCTCGCGCGCAATCCGTACTCGGTGGACGACTTTGAGCGCAACGCCGAGGGCTCGCTGGCGTTCCAGCAATTTCTGATCCGCCGCGAAAGCTCGTTCGTTGGCGAATGGGCGTTTGATGGCGTCAACCGGCTTCACACGTTTGACAGCGTTGACAAGACGCCGCTCGTAATCGACGTGGCGCTGGACGTCGACGACGTGCTGGCGCCGTGGGTACGGCGCGCGGTATTGGTTGTGCCGGTCACCTTGGCGCTGTTCTTGTCGGTGATGGCGCAGATCGTGCTTTTCCGACGCGAAATGCGCTTGCGCGAGGCCTTCGAACAGCAATTGGAAGCGCGCGCGCAAACCGATGGATTGACCGGTATTGCCAACCGGCGCACCTTTGACGAGGCGCTCGAGCGCGAGTGGGCGGCGGCGGCACGAGAGGCCACGCCGCTTTCGCTACTGTTCCTGGATGCGGACCACTTCAAACGCTACAACGACCGCTATGGCCATCAAGAGGGCGACGAACTGTTGCAGTTGCTGGCCCAGACGCTGATGCAAAAGGCGCGGCGCCCGCGCGACCTGGCGGCACGCTATGGGGGCGAAGAGTTCGTCGTGTTATTGCCCGGCACCGATAAGCAGCAGGCAGCGGCCATCGCAGAAACCATCCGCAGCGCCATCGAGGCGCTGCGCGTTCCGCATGAGGGTAACGACGGTGGCGTCGTCACGGTCAGCATCGGAGTCTCCTCTGCGGTGCCTACCGCGGACGAGGCCCCGTCCCGATTGATCGAAGCTGCCGATAGCGCGGTGTATCGGGCAAAGAAAGCCGGGCGCAACCAAGTCGCCGCGGCGTGA
- a CDS encoding DUF3053 domain-containing protein has protein sequence MKSLFRPFLLLVAALPLVLAACGDKEPEQRAAFTQYLQTRIVDKPGVRVPKLTDEEEKSFGDYTSHYAVITDFNAGMEASIKPLSSIVQKGSMRSLNDIVTRRDDLKSVQQSLTDMGVALKEQQAKADAAHAQLSQPADLKAVYDKAYEKTVSLPADTFRDVLPQLNATFDSGLKVADYVEAHKAQIEISGAIVKVKDPAVQAELNKLLQELNDQAKNMQQAQTRMQALMLGR, from the coding sequence ATGAAGTCCCTATTCCGTCCGTTCCTGCTGCTGGTTGCGGCGTTGCCGCTGGTGCTGGCCGCTTGCGGCGACAAGGAGCCCGAGCAACGTGCCGCGTTCACGCAGTACTTGCAGACCCGCATCGTCGACAAGCCCGGCGTGCGCGTGCCGAAGCTGACGGATGAGGAAGAGAAGTCGTTTGGCGATTACACGTCGCACTACGCCGTGATCACCGACTTCAACGCCGGCATGGAAGCATCGATCAAGCCTTTGTCGAGCATCGTGCAGAAAGGCTCCATGCGTTCTTTGAACGACATCGTGACGCGCCGCGACGACCTGAAGAGCGTTCAACAGTCGCTGACGGACATGGGCGTGGCCTTGAAAGAACAGCAGGCCAAGGCCGACGCCGCGCATGCGCAGCTCAGCCAGCCCGCGGACCTGAAGGCCGTGTACGACAAGGCCTATGAGAAGACGGTGAGCCTGCCCGCCGACACGTTCCGCGACGTGCTGCCCCAACTGAACGCCACCTTTGACAGCGGCTTGAAGGTTGCCGACTACGTTGAGGCCCACAAGGCGCAGATTGAAATCTCGGGCGCGATCGTCAAAGTAAAGGACCCCGCCGTGCAGGCCGAGCTGAATAAGCTGCTGCAAGAACTGAATGATCAGGCGAAAAACATGCAGCAGGCACAGACGCGCATGCAGGCCTTGATGCTGGGCCGATAA